Proteins co-encoded in one Capsicum annuum cultivar UCD-10X-F1 chromosome 9, UCD10Xv1.1, whole genome shotgun sequence genomic window:
- the LOC124887181 gene encoding uncharacterized protein LOC124887181, whose amino-acid sequence MRHLAENLSVNQHCREHLYLFYVVAKAYSLDEFSKHFAELKNNCPEAAHVLENVIGFEKWSRVHLPGNKYDVMTTNITESLNSILTDEQEYPHVILRDTKSANDSLYETNVNGGLDQFTLFGNGVTTKVNLLERSCSCRKYDLVRMSCEYAMAALRAKYGDGKGYGNSIYEYSSSIYKVETYFIAYSGAINVVPPEFEWIVI is encoded by the exons atgaggcaccttgCTGAAAATCTTAGTGTAAATCAACACTGtagagaacatctttatctattctacgttGTGGCAAAGGCTTATTCTCTTGATGAGTTTAGCAAGCATTTTGCGGAATTGAAGAATAATTGCCCTGAGGCagcacatgtccttgaaaatgtgatTGGATTTGAGAAATGGAGTAGAGTACACTTGCCGGGTAATAAGTAcgatgtgatgaccacaaacatcaccGAGTCGCTCAACTCGATATTGACGGATGAACAGGAGTACCCCCATGTC ATACTAAGGGATACTAAGAGTGCGAACGATTCCTTGTATGAGACTAATGTAAATGGGGGTCTCGACCAATTCACCTTGTTTGGCAATGGTGTTACTACCAAGGTCAATCTCTTAGAGAGGAGTTGTTCTTGTAGGAAATATGACTTGGTGAGAATGTCGTGTGAATATGCGATGGCCGCTTTGCGAGCAAAGTATGGTGATGGAAAAGGCTATGGTAACTCCATCTATGAGTACTCTTCATCAATTTATAAAGTTGAAACTTACTTCATCGCATACTCTGGAGCTATTAACGTTGTCCCTCCAGAGTTCGAATGGATTGTGATATAA